CGGGCCAATTTGACCAGCGTCTCCATGGCGAGCGCCGTATAGGATGGCCGCGCGGCTTTTTTCGCGGGGGCACCCGTTTCGCGAACGAACGGTGGGCAGGCATGGAACCACACGGGATTCTTCATCGCCGGCTCATACCCGAGCCCTTTCTTCGTAATGATATGGAGAAGGACCGGTCCCCTCATTTTCAGCACATTCTCAAGCGTTGGAAGAAGATGCTCGAAGTTGTGTCCATCGATAGGACCACTGTACTGAAACCCAAGCTCCTCGAACAGCAATCCAGGAAGAATCACGCCTTTTGCTAGCTCTTCAGCACGACGGGCGAGCTTTTGCATATCACTACCAATATGAGGAATCTTACCCAGCAGCTGCCCCGTTTCTTCACGCATCTTCCCGTAAAACTCGCCTGTAATCGTTCGGCTCAAGTACGCGGAGATCGCCCCGACATTTTTTGAGATCGACATCTGATTGTCGTTGAGGATCACGAGGAAATCTTTTCCGAGCCCTCCGGCATGGTGCAGACCCTCGAGCGTCATACCGGCCGTCATCGCCCCGTCACCGACGACACACACGACTTTATGCTTTTGCTTCAACTGTTCACGGGCTTCCACCATACCGAAGGCAGCCGACACCCCAGTCCCGGCATGTCCGGCATTGAATGTGTCGTATTCACTTTCCTCCCGTTTACAGAACCCGCTCAGTCCTCCATATTGGCGAAGCGTATGGAACTGTTCTCGGCGACCGGTCAGTAGTTTATGTGTATAAGACTGGTTACTCGTGTCCCACACAATCTTGTCGGTCGGCGTATCGAGGAGATACTGCAGCGCGACTGTGAGCTCAACGACTCCCAAATTTGAAGCCAGGTGTCCACCGACACTGGAGACCGCGCCGATAATCTGTTCACGAATCTCTTGGCACAACGCTGGGAAGCGGTCGGGAGATAGTCGTTTCAGATCAGCCGGACTATGGATCTTCTTCAAGATGGACATGGATACTCTCCTTCGTTTGTCTACCATTGACGCTGACCGCCTTTGGCAGGAATACGCTCTCCCTGGCATGATCCAGGAGCGATTTTGGGTGAAGTTTCACACAGAAACTACATGAAGTCAAGTACTTACGAAAGGTACACGGAGATCAGAAATCACTCACGGCGCCAGTGGCACGAACCCTGATTGAGTCGTCGATCTCTCCCAGCTCATAGCGGACCGGGTGCCCAAAAATCCTCGAACTTCGTGCTCCCACCGTTCAGGAGAGGCTTCACGCACAATACAGTCGTGGCACTACATCTCAACCGGCAGGAACCTTGCCAGATGCCATGTTGAGCCTCCCTCAGACTATTCAGATTCGATCACATGCACACTGTGCTCGCCCTATGTATGGGAGCGAGAAGAGTTTTGCCCCAGGCTTGTTAATATGGGAAATCGAGTCCAGCAAAAATGGCTCCCCCTTCCTTGCTAAAGCCATAGTCGATTCGTCCCACGACATTCGGACGAATAATTCCCCGAAACCCAATGCCCGGTGTAATGCGATAGTCTTTGAAGCTGACGTTCTTGAACGAGTTGAACACCTGCCCCGTATCGATAAACGGGGCAATCTCAAAATCGGCCATAACCCCGGCAAGACGCGCTCGCAGGATATGAATTCGCTCTTCGACACTGAACGCGATCATCTGCTTGTCGATGTATCGATCCACGCCAAAACCACGCAACGAATTCTGTCCACCGAGCGAGCTTTGCTCGAAAAATGGCACATCCGTCCCGATCGTCGCTTGTAGTTCCCCGTGAATGACCAAAATGGCCCGTTTGGATTCACTGGCAAACATTTTCTTCACATCAAGCCCATACCGCGAATAGAGCGGATGCTCGCCGTTTTTGAAGTTATAATTCAGCTCGGCATAAGCCGTCACCGCCATCCCATCGGTCGGTGTCACGAGATTGTTCCGAGTATCGTAATGGAAGCTGATCCGTTGACCAAGGACGGTTGCGCCATCGACACCCGGAGCGTTTGGGAAATTTGAGCCTGAAAAAGGAAGATCCGTCGCCCCTTCCTGGATCGATTGCATATGGCGAAGTCGTTGGCTCACGGCGACCTGTGTCACTTCGTTGGCATAGACACCAAATTTCCAGTTCAATCTTGTTTCGGATGCCGTATAATTCGTCTCGTCATTTTGCCGCGTTGTCGGCCCGACCCCAAAAAAGCGCACCGTGGCGTTTTTGAAATGCGTCGCACTGAAGCCAATACTATATCGGCCGTCACTAAAACCTGGATCGACATAGCTTAACAAAAACTTCCTCTCGATCCGCTCAGTCCACGAAGCGATTCCCCGCAGCTCCTTTCCTCCCGGCTCATAGCGAAACAAATTGACGGTGCCGCGCGTCCCAACGATCGAGTTGTAGACCACCATCGGGGCAACAAGATACTTCAAATCCCCATCCGGCCCGGTAAAGAGAGCCGGCACGATCATCCCGATATCGTTGCCGTCGTTTTTGCTGCTGCTGACGGCAGGGATCGGGAAGAGCTTGACTTCGGCCTGAAGCTCGCCGGGAGCCGCAAGGCACAGGGCTACGAACAAGATAAGAGCAAGGCCGACCGCAAGGCTACGCATACACGTCGTCATCACGTCAGAACCGGGGTGCTATGGTGCCTTGAGCTTGTCTGATTTCTTGCGAAGCTGTTCGACGAGATCCGTGTAGGAAGCGGCACGAAGAATTTTCGTAAACTGCCCACGGTAGTTATTCACCAGGCTGACGTTGTCTACGACGACATCGTACACCCGCCACTCGTCAGCCTTATTGACGAGTCGATAATCCAAAGGAATTTCGGTTTTCCCCGATAGCACCTTTGTCCGGACTTCGGCGTACTCTTTCTCCGTACGCTCATGGAGATACTCCACGCCCTCGCCGGAATAGGTCTCGATCTTATCCGCATACGAATTCGTCAACAACGTTCGAAATAGATCGACGAACTCCTGCTTCTGTTGGTCTGTCAGTTGATTCCAGGGAGCCCCTAGTGCCCGCCGAGACATTTCAGCATAATCAAATCGTGCCGCCACCACGGTTTCGAGCATGTGTCGACGCGCGTCGACCTTCCCCGGCTGTTTGAGCTCTTTATCCCGTACGATCCGGAGCACTTCATCAATAGTTGCCTTCATCGCGACCGTGGGATCCCCCGCAATACTTTGGGTAGGTACTGCCACAATCACCGCCGCCATGAGCAAGAATCCCACGGCTGACCGACGAAACACGCCTCCACTGTTCCAACACTTCCCCATCACCATACCCCACCTACTCCCTTTGACTCGATGGCTTCTTCCGCAGTGCGCAAATACGTGAACTCGAACTAATTGACTTTCCCATGCACGTATTGGCTCACCAATTCCTCCAAGTCGAGGCCGGACTCCGTATCTCGGATGGTCTCGCCCGGCTTCAACGGATCGCCTCCTCCACCCGGCGACAGGGACAGGTATTTTTCTCCGATGATCCCTCGCGTCTTGATCGAGGCTATGGTATCGGAATACAGCTTCGTCCCATTGTGCACCCCCAATCGCACGAGTGCCCGATCCTCCTTGAGGCTGATCGCCTTGACCCGCCCGACTTCAACGCCCGCGATTTCCACAGCCGCTCCGGATTTCAGTCCTGTCGCGGAATTGAATAGCGCATCAACCTCATAGAGATCTCCCCCTATCAGTTCCAATTTCCCCAGCTTGACGGAGAGATACCCCAACGAGATGATCCCTATCAATACGAATATGCCGACAACCATCTCCAGCTTGGCCTTCTCCATCATGATACTCCTTTAGCCTCTGAAGCCTGCGCGTGCATCAGCACCGTCCCTCCCACCGAAATAAATTCCTTGATTTCCGGGTCAGTGGTTCGTTGGAACTCAGAGGGCTCGGCCATCGCCGCGATCTTCCCCTGTTTCAAGATCGCCACGTAATCAGAGATCCCAAAGATTTCTGGAATTTCATGGCTCACCATCACAGCGGTAAACCGAAACTTTCGCTGCATGCTCGTAATCAAGTCATGAATCGACTTGGCCATGAGCGGATCAAGCCCCGTTGTCGGCTCATCGAACAGCATGATCTCGGGCTGCATGACCAACGCCCGTGCCAACCCTGCGCGCTTACGCATGCCTCCGCTCAATTCTGCCGGAAATTTATGTCCCATCCCGGTCAAGCCGACTTGATCGAGTTTTTCCTCAACCCGGTTGGTCACCTCAGGCCCTTTCAATCGGAGCTTTTCCCGGAGAGGGAAGGCGACATTTTCGAAGACCGTCAGTGAGTCGAACAACGCCGCGCCCTGGAACAACATTGCAAATCGCTTGCGCACCTCATTCAGCGCATGCCCGCGAAGCCGGGAAATTTCGACGTCATCGACCCACACCTCGCCGGAATCAGGCTGGAGCAAACCGATCATGTGTTTCAGCAGCACACTCTTGCCCTCTCCACTGCGCCCGATGATCGTCGTGAGTTTTCCTTCCGGCACGGCAAGATCGACGCCCCTCAATACCTGCTGCCCACCTAGTGTCTTCGTCACCCCGACAAGCTTCAACATGATTACAGATTAAAGAGGAGGGCGGTCAAAAAATAGTCCCACACGAGAATCAGGACCGACGAGAGTACGACCGCTTCAGTCGTAGCGTTCCCCAGGCCCTCTGCACTCATTTTGGTAAAGAACCCCTTATAACAACAAACCCAGCTGATAATCAGCCCAAAACTGATGGATTTCAGGATGCCCCCATAGACATCTTTCCACTCAACCGCAGACTCTATGGAATTCCAATAGGTCCCGGCATTCACGCCAAGCAGCTCCACTCCCACGACATGGCCACCGTAAATTCCCACGACATCAAAAATAGCGACCAGGAGCGGCACGCCGATCAACCCTGCAACCAATTTTGGCGCAATCAAGTATTGAAGCGGATTGACCGCCATGGTATCGAGCGCATCGATCTGTTCCGTGATCCGCATGATTCCGATCTCCGCCGTCATGGCTGACCCGGCTCTCGCCGTCACCATCAACGCTGCCAACACCGGCCCCAGCTCACGAATCATGCTGACCGCCACAGCTGCTCCAAGCAACCCCTCCGATCCGAACTTCCGCAACGTATGATACCCCTGCAGCGCCAGCACCATACCCGTGAAGGTTGCCGTCAACACAACGACGAATGTCGATTTATAGCCGATGAAATGGAGTTGTTTAACGGTTTGAATGGCTCGAAACGGGGGACGTGCCAACCAGCCGAAGGCCGACAGCACGAAGATCAGCATCCGACCCATTTCAGCCACAGATGTGAGAGCCCAGCGGCCCAGTGCTTCAAGAAATTTCATGGTCACATCGGGGTCGACGCGCGTCCTCGTCCTTGATGAGCCCTCGTTGTCGCATACTGCCTAAAAAAACCGGCCAACACTTCCACCGTGATGATACTCTGCCGACGAAACCGACTTAGCCTTAAGAAGCGCAACGAAGCAGCCGACCTGCTCTAATTCACGTACATGAGAGCTCATTGAGCTCGTACTCCAAGGACTTTCATGGTCACATCGGGGTCGACGCGCGTTCTCGTCCTTGATGAGCCCTCGTCGTCGCATATTGCCTAAAAAAATCGGTCAAGGCTTCCGCTGCGGTGATGCTCTGCCGACGAAGCCGACCAAGCCCCAAGAGACAGGACGGAGCGGCTAGAACAGTCCCAATCCCTTTGAGCCACCCAGTGGGCCTGAGAAAGAGATTGAAGTCAAGCGGAAGATCTTCATCGAGAAGATCCGACACCGTTCGAATAATGATAAATGGCGTACGAACTCGATTTGCTTCGACCGCCAACGCTGCGCTCTCCATATCAAGGCCGATCGCCTGCGTCTTGTCTGCAAACGCTCGTTTTTCCCGAGCAGTCCCGATCACCTGATCAGTTGAGATAAACCGCCCCATGCGCACCGCAGGTATTATGGCCTGAGTGTATCTAACCATACGATCCCGTTCTTCCCCAGGCACACTGATAGGGAGTACGGACTCCGTACCTTCCTCACCACTGTGCACCACCTCATGACCGACTAAGAGCGCACCAATACCTACTGCGATCAGTGCGCAGGCAAATCCCGTGGAGATTATGAGAGAGAAGGACTGGTTATCAAGCAACCGGGCAGCACATTGCCGTGCCTTTTCCGGACCGACACCGGTTTGAACCAGACAATACTCTTGCTCCTCAGCCGCATGCACAAGCGTCTGAATTCCACCGACAGTTCGTTTGACCAGAGGATGGAACGCTGAACGTATGGCTCTCATTTCCCATGGTGTCGCCGCAAAAATAGCGACGCGTGTGCCCGGCTGCCCAATCAAAGACAATGGAGGGAAAAGACCAGCGGGGGTCAATGCTCGGCCCGAGGGAGGTCAGCTCCTTTGAGATGATGGCGCAGTTCATCAGCCCGTGTTTTCCCACGAGAACGCACGTTACGATACATGGCCAACGCCCACAAGGGGAAGTACTGGCAATACCAATGGTACCGAAGGTAAAAGACGCGAGGAAATCCCGTACCGGTATGGGCAATCTCCTGCCATGATCCATCCTTCGTTTGCTGCCGAAGCAGAAACTGTACACCACGCGCCACACTGAAGGAATCAACCGCTCCGGCCGACATCAGGCCCATCAGTGCCCATGCGGTTTGGGATGGCGTACTCTCTCCTTTTCCATGATCATCACCATCGTCTCGATATGAGAGACAGGATTCACCCCACCCGCCGTCAGAATTTTGTTTTGATTCAAGCCACGACACGGCACGGCGAATATAGGGAGCCGAAAGATCCTCACCAATGGCACGCAGACCGGCTAATACGGACCATGTCCCATAGATGTAATTGACACCCCACCGCCCATACCAACTTCCGTCCTTCTCCTGCTCCTTCTTCAGAAAGGCCAGCGCCGGTCCAGCTGATGGGTGGGTCTGGTCATACCCTAGGGCACCGAGCATTTCCAAACACCGTCCAGCAAGATCAGCCGTGCTGGGATCCAACAGCGCCTTGTGGTCGGCAAACGGAATATAGTTGAAGACCACTCGGTTATTGTCTTTGTCATAGGCTCCCCAACCGCCGTCAGAGCCCTGCATAGCCAGGACCCATTGCATGCCACGCCGCATGGATTCGTCCAGCTCACCTTCTTGTTCGGGGATCTTCAATTTTGAGAGCGCCATGATGACAACAGCGGAATCGTCGACATCCGGATAGAGTTCATTCTCAAACTGAAAATACCACCCACCCGGTTCTGCACTCGGTGAGGAGATGATCCAATCCCCTACCGTCTTGGCTTGGCGGGACATCAGGTAGCGGCCTGCCTTTTGGAGCGATGGATGATCCTGCGACACACCAGCCTCGATCAACGCATTGGTCAACAACGCCGTATCCCAAATAGGTGAAAAACACGGCTGCAAATGCACGGTGGAGACGCGCTCACCATCCATCATCGCCGAATCATAGACTTCCAGCTCCTCAATTTCACGCAGGGCTTTGACGACGAGCGGATCATCAGCCTTGTAACCCAAACATTCGAGCGCCATGATGGAGTTCGCCATCGCCGGATAGATCGCGCCGAGCCCCCCAGATCCTTTGATGTGATCCACCATCCAGGCCGCGGCCTTGTGCAATGCCTTTTCCCGTAACGCGCGCATCGGCATACGGTCATACAACTTCAACATCGCGTCCAAAGCGACAAAAAAGTTGTGCGGGGTAAACCAGGCCTGATCCTTATTGAACGGAGGATACTTCCAATATCGCACTTCTTCGCGCGGGACGGAATACAACTCGTCGATCCCCTGATCCCGTGGAATCCGACAGACCGGCCGGTGAGCGAAGACAATCAGTAACGGGATCAAGACCGCCCGTGACCAGTAGGAGATCGCATAGATACTGAAATAGAATTTCTTGGGAAGCAGCATGATCTCCACAGGCATGTGGGGGACCCCTTCCCAATCATACTGCTCGAACAATGCCAGCGTGATTTTCGTAAACACGTTGGCCTGGAGGACTCCGCCCATGGCCAAGATACCTTCCTTGGCCCGAATCATGAACGGTTCATCTGCCGAGACACCGCTCAGCTTCAACGCAAAATAGGCCTTTACCGAAGCGCTGATCTCTGATGGTCCTCCATAATAAATGGGCCATCCTCCATCAGGAAGCTGCATCGACTTGAGATATTGAACCGCCATCTCTTCCCGTTTTGGATCCACCCGATCAAGAAAGCGGCGAAGCATCAGATATTCTGATGTGAGAGTGGTATCGGCTTCCAATTCCGCAACCCAGTAGCCCTCAGCATGTTGGCGGGCAAAGAACCATGATTGGCTCCGCTTGATTGCCTCATCAACCGAATCAGGCTGTCCCACAGCATGACCAATTGGCCGACGACCTGCGGCCGTATCTAAGGCGGGAAGTACGACCGGCTTCTCCGACACCAACCGAAGCGGTGCCACGGGGTTGAACTCCGTTGCGTGATCCAGCCTCCCCGGCGTCCCAGAGAGCAAGCTGTCAGAGAGGCGATTGAAAAGCGCCTTAATGAGGTTCATGAATGGTTAGGACTCAAAACAATAACAATCGGCAGGCAAGAAACCGTCATCTACAACAGGTCTCCTTGTGTGTGTTTGAAAAAACCTACACAAGCACTGCTGCGTTATAACAGACACCTAAAATCGAGTCAAGCGCGAGAGACACAGAAGCGCCCGATGTACCTGCCGGATTCGAATCCTGTAGGTGATTGAGAACAGTATGGTGGCTAGGGTGATGACGAACAGCCTGTTGGAAAGCTATGTTGAGGCACGACGTGGGACCATCCTAGATATTAGAGAGGAACTCACGCGAGTCTGACTGCGGGCTATTTGATATTTTGGAGGGAATCGGCCAGTACAGCCACCGCTCTATATGGATATAATTCTATTAGGACAAGACAATGAGCCTAAATAAGGAACTCTTTTGAAAAACGTGACGTCAAACCGCTGCGGGAGAAACGGATCACCAGATCAAGACGACAGCCAGGAAGATAACGCCCCATAGGACAGCCGATAACTTCAGCCCATTGATCACTCCCATGGCAGGCGCCAAGGGGTGATCATCAAACGCCTCCAGCCTCTCCACATCTTCTCGGCGAACCAGCGTTCCGTCTCTCCTCCCATGTGAAGTACAGAGTGCTTCCAAGATCACCTGAGCACGAACGAAATCGTCGACTGATTGCGGATACGGGAGCCTGACTGGTCCTTGGACAGGTGTCATGATTACCTCCTCGATAGCGGTAACATCTCCCTGTTGCTACACGTACAGAATACCCGAGCCTATCCTCCGCCCATACGAAAACCTTCTTTCTTTCCGGCTGAGGCTGAACGGATATCACCTCTTTTGCGTACAGTAGCAATCGCCCACGCCCAGCCTGCGCTGCACGATCCAAACACACTCCTGCTTGTACCCAACGATGCGTTACGGATGGGAGTCTGCCTTGCCATACACAACTACGCCATCTGTATGGATATCGAGGGATCTCCTCTGTGCCGCTAACGGATTCTTTATGAGCATATGCGGATGAACCGAGTCACGTTCCCATTATGGCTCCTAAGCATCTTCATCATAACACTCACCTCCTGCTCTGTACTCAAGGCAACCGTCTCAACGATCAAAACGTGCTATCGAGTCACTAAGCGCACCGTCAAAGGAACCGTGTGGATCGTACGCGAAACATCTCAATTCACGAAAGAGGCGACCAACCTTGTCTACCACATCGGGAAATTCACCTTTGAAGTTGTACGGGCTCCATTGGACGTTTGCTTGGTCAGGGATGAGCTCCAGACCATTGATGGCCTCCCTGTCACAGAGGCGATTCGGCTCGGACGTGTGAAAACCGCTCCCTATACCGTCAACGGCTCCCGCTATATCCCGATGACGGTGACCAGCGCACAGACCTAGGAGGAAACTGGCTTGGCCTCGTGGTATGGAGAAGAAACCAGACGGTTGCCAGGCGGCTCCATGACGGCCAACGGCGAACTGTTCACTCCCGACGGATTGACGGCAGCCCATAAGTATTTGCCACTCCCGACTCACGCACAAGTGACGAACCTCGAAAACGGACGGTCACTCATGGTGAGAGTCAATGACCGTGGCCCCTTTCCCAGTCGGCATAAGCCTGTCTCCGGGAAGAGAATCATTGATGTAAGCCGAGGGGCAGCCGAACAACTCGGGTTCGTCGAACAAGGTACCGCCCGAGTCCACCTCGAGACGATTCAGCTGCAAGAAGGATAAGCCGTGGCCAGATAACCGTTCATTCAGCAGCTGGCCCAATAGGCCGCCGCTTCAATCATTCACGAAAGAGAGTAAAGAGTACTGCGCCTCTGTTACGACGCCTACCGTTTAAGCCGGCTGGAGATCGCCGAGCCTGACGGATACAAGCTTCGACACACCCGGTTCTTCCATCGTCACGCCAAAAAGCGAATCAGCGATGCTCATCGTGCGTTTATTGTGCGTAATGACGAGAAATTGAGCATTCTGTGCCAGGTCTTTCAAGACCGCCGTAAAACGGCCGATGTTTTCCTCGTCCAGCGGCGCATCGATTTCATCCAACAGGCAGAACGGGGTCGGCCTGATGAGAAAACTCGCAAACAAGAGCGCCATCGCCGTCAACGTTTTTTCTCCACCCGACAGCATGGTAATGCTCTTCAGCCGTTTGCCGGGAGGTTGAGCCACAATCTCGATGCCAGGCTCTTGATTACCGGATGGCTCACCGTTCTCCAAAGGCAGTTCCTCGACCAACTGGAGCTCGGCCCGTCCCCCGGGGAAAAATTGCCCAAACACCTCGGTGAACTTCTGCTGCAATTCGTCGTAGGTGGCGGCAAACATCTCCTTCGTCGTCCGGTTAATACGCTGGATGATCTCCTTCAGCGAGGCAATCGAATTCGAAAGGTCTTGCTCTTGCGCCGACAAAAAGTTGTGCCTCTCCTCCAATTCCTGGTGCTCGCTGATCGCAGCCAGATTGATGGGCCCCATGCGATCCAGGCGATCACGGAGTTTCTGCAACTGCTCTTTCAGCTCCGCATCTGAACGCTCGTCCGTCTCTTGCGGCACGGCAACCTCCGCCTCGCCCGCCGACTCAACTGATTGCGGCGGAGCATCGACCAGGGTCAGTGGATCAAGTTGATAGGTGCCGGTCAGCGTACCCTCCACCGTCCCTAAGTGCAGACGCACCTCGGCGCGACGAACCTCCACGGTCATTCGAGCCTCTCGAACGACCGACATCCCTCGCCGCACCTCCTCTAAACCGGCTTCAAGTGTTTGACTCGCTGTCATGTGCTGCGCCTGTCGCTCCTGAGCCGCAATCAATTCACCCTTGATCCGCCCGGCGTTCTGACCGAGATCTTGGCACAGCGTCTCTTGCCGGACCTGTTCCTCCCGACTCTGCTCGATCAAACCCTTCAAGCTGTTGAGGTGTTCACCCAAGGTTCGCCGCCGCTCTTCAGCCTCCTGTATCTGCTGCGTGACACGAACCCGGTTCAGCTGTTCATGTTCTCGTTTGCCACGCAACCCCTCTACCGTCAGCTTAGCCTGAGTCACATGCTCCTGATGCTGGTTCATCGTCTGGTCAAGCAACCCCAAGCGCTCTCGTACTCGCGCCACCAAGGCATCCTGCCCGTTTTTCTCCGCAATCCATTGTCCCAATTGAGCCTGCACGGACTGTGATTCTTCCTCAACTCGACCTCGCTCAGTGAGGCCCTCCTGAATCTCCGCGTCCACAGCTTGCAAGCGATGGTCCAGATCCGTCAGCTTGTGTTGGAGCTGTTCTTCATCTTTGCGCAACGACAGATTCTGCATTTCCGCTTCGCGCAGGGCATCGCCGAGCTGGCGATCACGCTGGGTGAGCATCTGAATCTGTGCAACGACCATATCCCGCTGTTGCTTACTCTGATCAAGCTCAGTCACAAACGACTCTCGTTTGGCCTCAAGATCGATGACCTCTCGACGCCGTTCCAGCAGACCGGGCGTGCTTTGTACCTGGCCACCTGTCACGATACCCGAGGCATCCACCACTTCCCCATCCAACGTGACGAGAATCGGTCCGTGAGGAGCGCCCCATTCGGATCGCTCCCATAGCTGCAACGCCTGATCCAAGGACCGAATGATCACCACGCGATCGAACAAGACGTCACGAGCCGCCGTTTGCGCGGCATCCGTTTGGACCAGATCGACCGCTCGCCCCACCACGCCGGGTTCCGCAGCAATCGTCGCCCACCACGAGGGAGTCGAGGCCCCGTCCCATCGAGGACGCTGTGGGATAAAGCTGCCTCGTCCGAGCGTCTCTTGCTGGAGAAATCGAATCAGCCGTTTGCCGACCGACGGCTCATCTACAAACCATCCGCGCACACGCTCCCCCAGTACCGCCTCGACCGCACGCTCCATCCCCGACGGAACGACCAGCCACTCGGCGACCGCGTCCCGCACGCCCTCGCAAGACTTCAGAGCAGGACCTTGTTGGGTACCTTGCCGGCCATAGCCCATTTCTTCACGCACCACGCTTTGGAGCGCCTCAAGACGTGAATCGACTCCTGCCAATTCCTCCGAACGGCGCAGAATCACCTGATCCAAGGATTGCAGGCTCCCCGCAGCTTGAGCGGCCTCTTCCTGCACCGCGCGCAGCTCCGCACGCAGTTCGGACACCCGCCGATCGGCCTCTCCATACTCGTTCCGCAACGACTCATGCCGTTCGATCGCCGTAGCACGCTGGCCGCCGAGCTCCTCTCGCTCTCCCGTCAACCGTGCCCCGCGCCCTATGAGATCTTCCATCTTTCTCGCCAGTTGTGAGATGGCCTGTTCGGTATTCGCCACAAGCACGGCCAGCTGGAGCACATCCTTGCGGCCTCGCTCCTCCTCCGCGACGGCTGCTGCCCGCTGACCGACCAATCGCATCAGCTCCTGATCTAATTCCTCGAGCGCCTGAACCCGAAGCGTCATCTCCTCGTCCACCGACCGTAAGGACGTCTCGATCAGCTGCAACGTCTCAGCCACCTGGCCCTGCGCACGACCTAGCTCCTCGAGCTCAGCCGACTCCTGCACCTGTTGTTGTCCAAACAACTGCCCTCGACTCCGTTCGACTTCCGCCGCAGTCAACGCCTGGGCCTGTTGCTGCTCAACACCTGCCAATTCTTCACGAATCTTGGCGATAGTGTCGGACATGGTAATCGCATCGAGGCGGGCTTGTTCTAGATCGGTCGTGAGCCGAGCCTGCTCAGCCGCCTTCTCCGATTCTTGCTGGTCGAGATTCAGCACATCACTCTCGACCTCCTGTAACGCCTGCCGCAAGGTCCGGAACTCCTTGGTCAGCAGCGTCACTTCGATCTCACGCACCTCTCCTTGCAAGACCTGATAAGTTCGGGCTTGGCGCGCTTGACGCTCGAGGGAGTTCAACTGCTTTTTGACCTCAGCGACAATGTCTCGGACACGGAGGAGATTCTGTTGAGTCGATTCCAACTTACGCAGCGCTTCGGCCTTTTGCTTTTTATAGCGAATGATCCCGGCCGTCTCCTCGATCAATTCACGGCGATCCTGGGGGGACGCGTTCAAAATCTGGTCGATCTGCCCCTGGGCGATCACCGTATGCCCTTTGCTTCCCGCACGCGTGTCGAGCAGCAAACTGCGAATATCCTTGAGCCGGCAGTGGACCTTGTTGAGGAGATACTCGCTTTCGCCGTTACGATACAATCGGCGAGTAATCATCATCTCTTGCATTTCGGTCAATTCGTTGGGAAGGCTCGAGCTCCCATCGAGCTTCATCATCGTGGGGTCAAGCCCACCAATGACCAGAGAGACTTCGGCCATGCCCAGGGGCTTTCGGAGTTCGGTCCCATTAAA
The Candidatus Nitrospira nitrosa DNA segment above includes these coding regions:
- the smc gene encoding chromosome segregation protein SMC; its protein translation is MHLKTMSMTGFKSFAEAKIEFPEGVTAIVGPNGSGKSNVVDSILWVLGEQSTKTLRSEKMEDVIFNGTELRKPLGMAEVSLVIGGLDPTMMKLDGSSSLPNELTEMQEMMITRRLYRNGESEYLLNKVHCRLKDIRSLLLDTRAGSKGHTVIAQGQIDQILNASPQDRRELIEETAGIIRYKKQKAEALRKLESTQQNLLRVRDIVAEVKKQLNSLERQARQARTYQVLQGEVREIEVTLLTKEFRTLRQALQEVESDVLNLDQQESEKAAEQARLTTDLEQARLDAITMSDTIAKIREELAGVEQQQAQALTAAEVERSRGQLFGQQQVQESAELEELGRAQGQVAETLQLIETSLRSVDEEMTLRVQALEELDQELMRLVGQRAAAVAEEERGRKDVLQLAVLVANTEQAISQLARKMEDLIGRGARLTGEREELGGQRATAIERHESLRNEYGEADRRVSELRAELRAVQEEAAQAAGSLQSLDQVILRRSEELAGVDSRLEALQSVVREEMGYGRQGTQQGPALKSCEGVRDAVAEWLVVPSGMERAVEAVLGERVRGWFVDEPSVGKRLIRFLQQETLGRGSFIPQRPRWDGASTPSWWATIAAEPGVVGRAVDLVQTDAAQTAARDVLFDRVVIIRSLDQALQLWERSEWGAPHGPILVTLDGEVVDASGIVTGGQVQSTPGLLERRREVIDLEAKRESFVTELDQSKQQRDMVVAQIQMLTQRDRQLGDALREAEMQNLSLRKDEEQLQHKLTDLDHRLQAVDAEIQEGLTERGRVEEESQSVQAQLGQWIAEKNGQDALVARVRERLGLLDQTMNQHQEHVTQAKLTVEGLRGKREHEQLNRVRVTQQIQEAEERRRTLGEHLNSLKGLIEQSREEQVRQETLCQDLGQNAGRIKGELIAAQERQAQHMTASQTLEAGLEEVRRGMSVVREARMTVEVRRAEVRLHLGTVEGTLTGTYQLDPLTLVDAPPQSVESAGEAEVAVPQETDERSDAELKEQLQKLRDRLDRMGPINLAAISEHQELEERHNFLSAQEQDLSNSIASLKEIIQRINRTTKEMFAATYDELQQKFTEVFGQFFPGGRAELQLVEELPLENGEPSGNQEPGIEIVAQPPGKRLKSITMLSGGEKTLTAMALLFASFLIRPTPFCLLDEIDAPLDEENIGRFTAVLKDLAQNAQFLVITHNKRTMSIADSLFGVTMEEPGVSKLVSVRLGDLQPA